From a single Nostoc sp. MS1 genomic region:
- a CDS encoding J domain-containing protein, producing the protein MPKSSDPTYYSLLGLHPSASVIDIRRAYRELSKRYHPDTTELPAAVATSKFQQINEAYATLSNPDRRLNYDLKIGYSRFGVIQAPPDLNRPVSYNYDYSKSAYLDASDRPLSSGEIFALFILGLTFVGCLLLAVTVAFIRGDSLFPQSIPPSTATIQQPILYLLQVFSSF; encoded by the coding sequence ATGCCGAAAAGCAGTGACCCTACATACTATTCCTTGCTAGGGCTGCATCCTTCAGCATCGGTCATCGACATCCGCCGTGCTTATCGTGAACTGAGCAAACGATATCATCCAGATACTACGGAATTGCCTGCTGCTGTAGCTACGTCCAAATTTCAGCAGATTAACGAAGCCTACGCTACCTTAAGTAATCCAGATAGGCGTTTAAATTACGACTTAAAAATCGGTTATTCTCGTTTTGGGGTAATTCAAGCACCACCTGATTTGAATCGTCCTGTCTCATACAACTACGACTACTCAAAATCAGCTTATCTTGATGCTAGCGATCGCCCCCTCTCCTCTGGCGAAATCTTTGCCTTATTTATTCTCGGCTTAACTTTTGTTGGTTGTCTATTGCTAGCAGTTACCGTCGCCTTTATCCGTGGTGATTCACTCTTTCCCCAATCGATACCACCATCAACAGCTACAATACAACAGCCTATTCTCTATTTATTACAAGTTTTTAGCTCATTTTGA
- a CDS encoding FtsW/RodA/SpoVE family cell cycle protein has translation MKLRSLIPFFDDSVSTWALEARLLRWLTFIWLFVGLTILFSASYVVADVRQGDGLYYFKRQVLWVIASLIGFNIIVNRPLQKILNVSHWLLGLFLILIFVTLIPGLGKKAFDAARWIALGPIPIQPSELIKPFLVLQSARLFGQWERLTWRVRLTWLGIFGLVILGILAQPNLSTASLCGMTIWLIALAGGIPYQYLAGTAIGGFLLGLLSISIKEYQRRRVLSFLNPWADATGDGYQLVQSLLAVGSGRTWGAGFGMSQQKLFYLPIQDTDFIFAVFAEEFGFIGSIVLLTLLALFATLGLVIALKAKNSVHRLVAMGVTIIMVGQSLLHVAVATGALPTTGLPLPMFSYGGNSMIASLIGAGLLIRVARESSEAEVLPLRRPQFQSKRPRRL, from the coding sequence GTGAAGCTACGCAGCCTGATTCCATTTTTTGATGATTCTGTCTCCACTTGGGCATTAGAAGCGCGGTTGTTGCGCTGGTTAACATTTATTTGGTTGTTCGTCGGTTTAACAATCCTATTTTCAGCGTCTTATGTAGTGGCTGATGTCCGTCAAGGGGACGGCTTGTATTATTTTAAGCGACAAGTCCTCTGGGTTATAGCCTCACTCATCGGCTTTAACATTATTGTTAATCGACCTCTACAAAAAATTCTCAATGTCTCTCATTGGCTACTAGGACTATTTTTAATCTTAATTTTTGTTACCCTCATCCCAGGATTGGGTAAAAAAGCGTTCGATGCAGCGAGGTGGATAGCCCTTGGCCCCATTCCTATACAACCATCGGAACTGATTAAACCCTTTTTAGTCTTACAGAGTGCCAGACTATTTGGACAGTGGGAACGGTTGACTTGGCGAGTGCGTTTAACTTGGTTAGGGATTTTTGGTTTAGTAATTTTAGGTATCCTGGCCCAGCCTAACTTGAGTACAGCCTCACTCTGCGGTATGACTATCTGGTTAATAGCCCTAGCAGGCGGTATACCTTATCAGTATTTAGCAGGAACAGCGATCGGTGGATTTCTGTTAGGCTTACTCAGTATTAGCATCAAAGAATATCAACGCAGACGGGTATTGTCATTTCTCAACCCTTGGGCAGATGCTACAGGAGATGGTTATCAATTAGTACAAAGTCTTTTAGCCGTGGGTTCTGGTAGAACTTGGGGTGCTGGATTTGGCATGTCCCAACAAAAGCTATTCTATTTACCAATTCAGGACACTGACTTTATTTTTGCTGTATTCGCTGAAGAATTTGGTTTTATCGGCAGTATAGTTTTGCTAACACTCTTAGCACTATTCGCTACTTTAGGACTGGTAATAGCCTTGAAGGCCAAAAATTCTGTCCACAGATTAGTAGCGATGGGTGTGACGATTATCATGGTAGGGCAATCATTATTACATGTTGCCGTAGCCACAGGCGCATTACCCACAACAGGCTTACCCTTGCCTATGTTTAGCTACGGTGGTAATTCTATGATTGCCAGCTTAATAGGTGCAGGTTTGTTAATTCGCGTAGCTAGAGAAAGTAGCGAAGCTGAAGTTTTACCATTACGCAGACCGCAATTTCAAAGTAAACGTCCGCGTCGATTATAA
- a CDS encoding bile acid:sodium symporter family protein: MQANLFTNVILPLALAIIMLGMGLSLQLEDFKRVTKYPKAVAIGSVTQIIILPIIGFLIAKFVPMQPQIAVGLVILALCPGGPSSNMVTYLANGDVALSVTLTVVSSIITIFTIPVFANLALQHFLGQTAAIALPVGSTMLQIFLITIVPIALGMYIKRIFPETALRLEKATNRLAIAFLALIILLILIREWSRLPNFIVQVGLGVVILNILAILSGWLVSKLFQLNIPQQICIAIEVGIQNGTLAIAITAGLIKNEDMAIPAAIYGLFMYLTGLAAIYYGRKLSTTNSLTKNLIGKA, encoded by the coding sequence ATGCAGGCAAATTTGTTTACTAATGTGATTTTACCTCTAGCACTGGCAATTATCATGCTAGGGATGGGGCTATCTTTGCAGCTAGAGGACTTTAAGCGTGTCACTAAATATCCTAAAGCAGTGGCTATTGGTTCAGTCACCCAGATAATTATTTTACCAATTATCGGTTTTTTAATTGCTAAATTTGTGCCAATGCAGCCACAAATTGCAGTGGGATTGGTAATATTAGCCCTGTGTCCTGGTGGCCCTTCATCGAATATGGTTACCTACCTGGCTAATGGGGATGTGGCACTATCAGTAACACTTACAGTTGTCAGCAGTATTATTACAATATTTACAATTCCTGTATTTGCAAATTTGGCACTTCAGCATTTTTTAGGACAAACAGCAGCGATAGCGCTACCTGTGGGTTCGACAATGCTACAAATATTTTTAATTACAATTGTGCCGATCGCATTGGGAATGTATATCAAGCGTATCTTTCCCGAAACTGCCTTACGCTTAGAAAAAGCGACAAATCGTTTGGCGATCGCATTTTTGGCTTTAATTATTTTACTCATCTTAATTCGGGAATGGAGCCGCCTGCCTAATTTTATTGTGCAAGTCGGTTTGGGTGTAGTAATTTTGAATATCCTCGCCATCCTGTCAGGATGGTTGGTGAGTAAACTATTCCAACTCAACATTCCTCAGCAAATTTGCATTGCGATTGAAGTAGGCATCCAAAATGGTACGCTAGCGATCGCTATTACGGCTGGACTAATCAAGAACGAGGATATGGCAATTCCTGCCGCGATTTATGGCTTATTTATGTATTTGACTGGTTTAGCAGCAATATACTATGGCAGAAAACTATCCACAACTAACTCTCTTACTAAGAATTTAATTGGCAAGGCTTAA